A stretch of Heliomicrobium undosum DNA encodes these proteins:
- a CDS encoding pseudouridine synthase, with protein sequence MDSQTVRLQKLLAAHGVASRREAEAMIRAGRVRINGTVVREQGVRVDEAQDVIEVDGRALERREAPVYYALYKPRGVVTTCKDPQGRQTVIGLLPGVNERVYPVGRLDQDTEGLLLLTNDGQLAFRLTHPRFGVEKTYRARLRDDVSDGALKALAEGIKLEDGVTAPAEVRLLRREGGATWIEIKIHEGRKRQIRRMGDAIGHPVIDLERISFGPITLGKLKPGEVRPLTPAELRALKSAAGMKEATAPGRDERRQTARPAKTATMAKAASAHRDQKGAVKRTETGLDKRSVKGPAKGAAKGPIKGTATAPAKGPIKGTATAPAKGPINGPAKGPAKDNVKGTAKGPKGFREANNGGDGRGKSASGKRFDSGVHGKFQGKNDSGPRSRPAGPRSRV encoded by the coding sequence ATGGACAGTCAAACCGTTCGTTTGCAAAAACTGCTGGCGGCGCACGGTGTCGCTTCTCGCCGAGAAGCGGAAGCGATGATCCGGGCAGGTAGGGTGCGCATCAACGGGACCGTCGTGCGGGAGCAGGGGGTTCGCGTCGACGAAGCCCAGGATGTGATCGAGGTGGACGGTCGCGCCCTGGAACGGCGCGAAGCGCCCGTCTACTACGCCTTGTACAAGCCGAGGGGGGTCGTGACCACCTGCAAGGATCCCCAGGGGCGGCAGACGGTGATCGGCCTTCTTCCCGGCGTCAACGAGCGGGTGTATCCCGTGGGCCGGCTTGATCAGGATACGGAAGGGCTTTTGTTGTTGACTAACGACGGTCAGTTGGCCTTCCGGCTCACCCATCCCCGTTTCGGTGTCGAGAAGACCTACCGCGCGCGCCTGCGCGATGATGTGAGCGATGGGGCGCTGAAGGCGCTGGCGGAAGGCATTAAGCTGGAAGACGGGGTGACGGCGCCGGCCGAGGTCCGGTTGCTCCGCCGGGAAGGGGGCGCCACCTGGATCGAGATCAAGATCCATGAGGGTCGCAAGCGCCAGATCCGCCGGATGGGCGACGCCATCGGTCATCCGGTCATCGATCTGGAACGGATCTCTTTTGGACCGATCACCCTGGGCAAATTGAAGCCCGGCGAAGTCCGCCCGCTGACCCCGGCCGAACTCCGGGCGTTGAAGTCGGCGGCGGGGATGAAAGAAGCGACCGCCCCTGGCAGGGACGAGCGCAGGCAGACGGCTAGGCCAGCCAAGACGGCTACGATGGCAAAAGCTGCCTCCGCTCACCGGGATCAAAAAGGGGCAGTAAAAAGAACAGAAACAGGATTAGACAAGAGATCAGTTAAGGGACCGGCAAAAGGAGCGGCAAAGGGACCCATAAAGGGAACTGCAACGGCTCCTGCAAAGGGACCCATAAAGGGAACTGCAACGGCTCCTGCAAAGGGACCCATAAACGGACCTGCCAAGGGACCCGCCAAGGACAATGTTAAGGGCACTGCCAAAGGTCCAAAGGGTTTTCGGGAAGCAAACAACGGAGGCGATGGACGTGGCAAGAGCGCGTCTGGAAAAAGGTTTGATTCAGGTGTACACGGGAAATTCCAAGGGAAAAACGACAGCGGCCCTCGGTCTCGCCCTGCGGGCCCTCGGTCACGGGTTTAA
- a CDS encoding HutP family protein, translating into MGGNPGSKRVAAAALRLAMSESREDEHQLRRLYAEEGIRTAAVDYGGEFIPAVKKIIERAVVAAKREGVIRESHPEEGAVAGATHEALTQILPKAVGLNIGGKVGIARFHDHISVAVFFGIGLLHLDEVAVGMGHRAAL; encoded by the coding sequence ATGGGAGGCAATCCGGGAAGCAAACGCGTCGCAGCAGCCGCCTTGCGACTGGCCATGAGCGAGAGCCGTGAAGACGAGCATCAACTGCGCCGCCTCTATGCCGAAGAGGGGATCCGGACAGCGGCTGTCGATTACGGCGGCGAGTTCATTCCGGCGGTGAAGAAGATCATCGAGCGGGCGGTCGTGGCGGCCAAGCGGGAAGGGGTCATCCGGGAGAGCCACCCGGAAGAGGGCGCCGTCGCCGGCGCCACCCACGAGGCGTTGACTCAGATCCTGCCGAAGGCCGTGGGGCTGAACATCGGCGGCAAGGTGGGGATTGCCCGGTTCCATGATCACATCAGTGTGGCCGTCTTTTTCGGCATAGGCCTGCTCCATCTCGATGAGGTGGCCGTCGGCATGGGCCACCGGGCGGCATTGTAG
- a CDS encoding cobalamin B12-binding domain-containing protein, with the protein MSDQYSQISKIFEDKLPQLSEAILVRQSVAPTELTEKFNDIGRLRALQDIRAQLSFLSEAVATKSPSLFTDYVSWVKVLLSGRGIPVTDLAKNLSFTKDVLREMLPVDVGDIVSEYLDLSINGLDESPADPPTYFTPDAPLSDLARQYLDTLLQGERHAAARLILDAVQSGVSVRDIYLFVFQRSQYEIGRLWQMNRINVAQEHYCSAATQMIMAQLYPFIFSGPSKNRRLVATCVSGELHEIGIRMVSDFLEMDGWDTYYLGASTPAANVVQALRDNNAQVLAVSATMTFHVRIVEDLIRVVRAAKDVGNVKIMVGGYPFNIEKDLWRQVGADAYATDALDAVDVANRLVTGE; encoded by the coding sequence ATGAGCGATCAGTACAGCCAGATCAGTAAAATATTTGAAGACAAACTGCCGCAGTTGTCGGAGGCGATCCTGGTGCGCCAATCGGTGGCGCCAACGGAACTGACGGAGAAATTTAACGACATCGGGCGCTTGCGCGCCCTGCAGGACATCCGGGCGCAACTGTCCTTCCTCTCCGAGGCGGTGGCGACGAAAAGCCCGTCTCTGTTTACGGATTATGTCTCCTGGGTGAAGGTCCTTCTGTCTGGCCGTGGCATCCCTGTCACCGACCTGGCAAAGAACTTATCCTTTACCAAGGACGTTCTCCGCGAGATGCTGCCCGTCGATGTGGGCGACATCGTCTCTGAATACCTCGATCTGAGCATCAACGGTCTCGATGAGTCGCCGGCCGATCCGCCGACCTATTTTACGCCAGATGCGCCCTTGAGCGATCTGGCGCGGCAGTACCTGGACACGCTGCTGCAAGGGGAACGGCACGCCGCCGCGCGGTTGATCTTGGACGCCGTTCAATCGGGCGTTTCTGTGCGGGACATCTATCTCTTCGTCTTTCAGCGCAGCCAGTACGAGATCGGCCGCCTCTGGCAGATGAACCGGATCAATGTAGCGCAGGAGCACTACTGCTCCGCGGCCACCCAGATGATCATGGCCCAGTTGTATCCCTTCATTTTTTCTGGTCCCTCTAAAAACCGCCGGCTCGTGGCCACCTGTGTGAGCGGCGAACTTCATGAGATCGGGATCCGAATGGTGTCGGACTTTTTGGAGATGGACGGTTGGGACACCTACTACCTTGGGGCGAGCACGCCGGCGGCCAACGTGGTCCAGGCCTTGCGCGATAACAACGCCCAGGTGCTCGCCGTGTCGGCGACGATGACCTTCCATGTGCGGATCGTCGAGGACCTGATCCGGGTGGTCCGCGCCGCCAAGGATGTCGGCAACGTGAAGATCATGGTCGGCGGCTATCCCTTCAATATTGAAAAAGATTTGTGGCGGCAGGTCGGCGCCGACGCCTATGCGACGGACGCGCTGGATGCGGTGGATGTGGCAAACCGGCTAGTGACAGGCGAGTGA
- the cobO gene encoding cob(I)yrinic acid a,c-diamide adenosyltransferase: MARARLEKGLIQVYTGNSKGKTTAALGLALRALGHGFKVYIIQFMKGSSYYGELFSLQRLSPDIQLAQYGRNCPHDPMIRQGEMQCVGCGGCFVRKGAATEQDRLMADRAMERARAVITGGEYDIVILDELSNALWFELVTLEAALDLLAAKPDHVEVVITGRNTPPEILEKAHLVTEMREIKHPYQIGVPSRRGIEY, encoded by the coding sequence GTGGCAAGAGCGCGTCTGGAAAAAGGTTTGATTCAGGTGTACACGGGAAATTCCAAGGGAAAAACGACAGCGGCCCTCGGTCTCGCCCTGCGGGCCCTCGGTCACGGGTTTAAGGTCTATATCATCCAATTCATGAAAGGCAGTTCCTATTATGGGGAACTATTTTCCTTGCAACGGCTCTCTCCCGATATTCAACTGGCCCAGTACGGCCGCAACTGTCCCCATGACCCGATGATCCGGCAGGGGGAGATGCAGTGCGTCGGCTGCGGCGGTTGTTTTGTGCGCAAGGGAGCGGCGACTGAACAGGACCGGTTGATGGCTGATCGCGCCATGGAACGGGCGCGGGCGGTAATCACCGGCGGCGAATACGATATCGTCATCCTGGACGAACTGTCCAATGCCCTCTGGTTTGAACTGGTCACCCTGGAAGCGGCGCTGGACCTGCTCGCGGCAAAACCGGACCATGTGGAAGTGGTCATTACCGGACGGAACACGCCGCCGGAGATCCTGGAGAAAGCCCATCTGGTGACAGAGATGCGCGAGATCAAGCATCCCTACCAGATCGGGGTGCCGAGCCGCCGGGGCATTGAATACTAA
- a CDS encoding BaiN/RdsA family NAD(P)/FAD-dependent oxidoreductase, translated as MDTARIIVIGGGAAGLTAAIMGARAGAPLLLLEKNDRLGKKLLITGKGRCNVTNDTDTDGIIANLPGNGRFLYSALRAFDARQTMRFFEEELGLPLKVERGNRVFPQSDRAADVVDAMVRELKRLKVEVLTGRTVTSIERDAGGAIRGVRTSDGQFHPGAAVIVATGGSTYPGTGSSGDGFRFAGELGHTVTTLRPSLVPLVSADPWVKDLQGLTLKNVRVTLQDKAGKKLGEEFGEMIFTHFGVSGPVILSLSKHATNYWEKSGAPEKHPLHVKINLKPALTPEQLDARIQRDFAQFQRKQFKNALGDLLPKSLIPIVITLSGISEDKFVHQITKAERRNLLETLTALTVTATGHRPMSEAIVTAGGVDIREIDPKTMASKQAPGLFFAGEVVDVDGYTGGFNLQAAWSMGYAAGRAAAKLVKAPPGGL; from the coding sequence CTGGATACGGCAAGGATCATCGTCATCGGAGGGGGGGCCGCCGGGCTGACGGCGGCCATCATGGGGGCCAGAGCAGGGGCGCCCCTTTTGCTTTTGGAGAAGAACGACCGGCTCGGGAAAAAATTGCTCATCACCGGCAAGGGCCGCTGCAATGTGACCAACGACACCGACACCGACGGGATCATCGCCAACCTGCCGGGCAACGGCCGGTTCCTCTACAGCGCCCTGCGGGCCTTCGACGCCAGGCAGACGATGCGCTTTTTCGAGGAAGAACTGGGACTTCCATTAAAAGTGGAGCGGGGCAACCGCGTGTTTCCGCAGAGCGACCGGGCCGCCGACGTGGTCGACGCCATGGTCCGCGAGTTGAAGCGGCTGAAGGTGGAGGTGCTGACCGGGCGGACAGTGACATCCATTGAACGGGACGCCGGCGGCGCCATCCGGGGCGTCCGCACGAGCGACGGCCAATTCCATCCAGGCGCCGCCGTCATCGTGGCGACCGGGGGGAGCACCTACCCCGGCACAGGCAGCAGCGGTGACGGTTTCCGTTTTGCCGGCGAACTGGGCCATACCGTTACCACCCTGCGGCCCTCACTCGTGCCCTTGGTGTCTGCCGATCCCTGGGTCAAGGACCTGCAGGGGCTGACGCTGAAAAACGTGCGGGTAACCCTCCAGGACAAGGCCGGTAAAAAGCTGGGCGAGGAGTTCGGTGAGATGATCTTCACCCATTTCGGCGTCTCCGGTCCGGTCATCCTCAGCCTCAGCAAGCACGCCACGAACTACTGGGAAAAAAGCGGCGCCCCGGAGAAACACCCGCTCCACGTCAAGATCAACCTGAAACCGGCTCTGACGCCGGAGCAGTTGGACGCGCGGATCCAGCGCGATTTCGCCCAGTTTCAGCGCAAGCAGTTCAAAAACGCTCTGGGCGATCTGCTGCCCAAGTCGTTGATCCCCATCGTCATCACCTTGTCAGGCATCTCAGAGGACAAGTTTGTCCATCAGATCACCAAGGCGGAGCGGCGCAACCTCTTGGAGACGCTGACGGCGCTCACTGTCACTGCGACGGGCCACCGGCCCATGAGCGAGGCCATCGTCACCGCCGGCGGCGTCGACATCCGTGAGATCGATCCGAAAACGATGGCCAGCAAGCAGGCCCCCGGCCTCTTCTTTGCCGGCGAGGTGGTTGATGTGGATGGCTACACCGGCGGTTTCAATCTGCAAGCGGCCTGGTCGATGGGCTATGCGGCCGGACGGGCGGCTGCCAAGCTTGTCAAGGCCCCGCCGGGAGGGCTATAA
- the cobT gene encoding nicotinate-nucleotide--dimethylbenzimidazole phosphoribosyltransferase, producing the protein MNTNPIGPLDRSAMAAARSRWDGLIKPPHGLGSLEEFVIHLAGITGNPAPSLQRRRALVMVAEHGVAEAGVSAYPPGMTREIVKAFLEEKSGTAVLGRETGTEVHLVDVGLKDDCGPGCRLFSMPGLGRDRPVTSLRCRKIAPGTDNFLHGRALSRDQVYQALQTGSSLVREAVRDGMQGLALGEIGIGNTTACSAITAALLELPPAEVVGRGSGLSPDSMEKKKAVIEQALALHRPPAHDVIEVLSMVGGLEIAALSGAILEAARCRTPAVLDGFVTCTAALCAHRLDPAIGDYLLLSHRSKERGQQKIVEHLGLQPLLAFDLQYGEGVGAVLALHQAYLATCVLRDMGMWPKKEGF; encoded by the coding sequence TTGAATACTAATCCCATCGGTCCCCTGGACCGCAGCGCCATGGCCGCCGCGCGATCCCGCTGGGACGGGCTGATCAAGCCGCCTCACGGGCTGGGCTCATTAGAGGAGTTCGTCATCCACCTGGCCGGGATCACCGGCAATCCGGCGCCGAGTCTGCAGCGCCGGCGGGCGCTGGTGATGGTGGCCGAACATGGGGTGGCCGAGGCGGGCGTGAGCGCCTACCCGCCCGGCATGACCCGGGAGATCGTCAAGGCCTTTTTGGAGGAGAAGTCGGGGACGGCTGTGTTGGGCCGGGAGACGGGCACGGAGGTTCACCTCGTCGACGTGGGCCTCAAAGACGACTGCGGACCCGGCTGCCGGCTCTTCTCCATGCCCGGCCTCGGTCGGGACAGGCCGGTGACATCGCTGCGCTGTCGCAAGATCGCCCCTGGAACGGACAACTTTCTCCACGGACGGGCGCTGTCGCGGGATCAGGTCTACCAGGCCTTGCAGACCGGCTCTTCTCTCGTCCGCGAGGCGGTCCGGGACGGGATGCAAGGGCTGGCGCTCGGGGAAATCGGCATCGGAAATACGACCGCTTGCAGCGCCATCACGGCGGCGTTGCTGGAACTGCCGCCGGCAGAGGTGGTGGGGCGGGGTTCAGGCCTTTCGCCGGACAGCATGGAAAAGAAAAAAGCCGTCATCGAACAGGCGCTGGCGCTGCACCGCCCGCCGGCGCATGATGTCATTGAGGTGCTCTCCATGGTGGGCGGCCTGGAGATCGCCGCCCTGTCCGGCGCCATCTTGGAGGCGGCGCGTTGCCGGACGCCGGCGGTGCTTGACGGCTTTGTCACCTGCACCGCCGCCTTGTGCGCCCACCGCCTCGATCCGGCCATCGGCGATTACCTGCTGCTCAGCCATCGTTCGAAAGAGAGGGGGCAGCAGAAGATCGTCGAACACCTTGGCCTCCAACCGCTGTTAGCCTTTGACCTGCAATACGGGGAAGGGGTTGGTGCTGTTCTCGCTCTCCACCAGGCTTACCTCGCCACCTGCGTCTTGCGTGATATGGGGATGTGGCCGAAAAAAGAGGGTTTTTAG
- a CDS encoding PAS domain-containing hybrid sensor histidine kinase/response regulator produces MSAVENGNGITLLCDWQGMIMRVNSNRLGFSARIRAGQPFPGIVDRSCTDKALNFLAALRKQGSVFNWELNVPLGDQVLGLYFAGCASEGKMLIAGARTRSTMARLYEEMVDSGSQAPALRSTLKDLAAQTGTQADWDSELYEEVTRLNNELVNLQRVLVKKLEKSEERYRLLAEYASDLISRHTTENIILYASPASRSLLGYEPEEILGRSGYEFLHPEDMDRVGDNLREAMARLEPRLFQYRMRRKEGRYVWFESTVRPVQNMETGKVQEVIFVTRDMTERKRAEEELHTAKERAETADRAKSAFLATVSHEIRTPLHGIIGMIDLLLDTSLTEEQSDYGRTIGELSRLLSSIINDILDFSKMEAGRIELEAVDYELRTVVNDVVNLLRVRSEQKNLDVTCDIDGEIPRFLRGDPIRLRQVLINLGGNAVKFTEKGKVALRITMASQLGQSDPMNGAARFLRFEIHDTGIGITDEVAPRLFQPFSQADMSTARRYGGTGLGLAISKRLVELMGGEIGFQSIPGLGTTFWFTAPLLESPSQAAEDSRVQENVDLLLPDLPEKRILLVEDNPVNQKLASIQLKKFGLRLLAVSNGREAVEAIRREKYSLILMDCQMPEMDGFEATREIRRIEAEQGGHVPIVAMTARAMRGDREECLACGMDDYISKPIRTADLHRILNHWIFTIDTEKGETPDTGIDPGAKA; encoded by the coding sequence ATGAGCGCAGTGGAGAATGGCAACGGAATCACGCTGCTCTGTGATTGGCAGGGCATGATCATGCGCGTGAACAGCAACAGGCTGGGATTCTCTGCGCGGATCCGGGCGGGTCAGCCCTTTCCCGGCATTGTCGACCGGAGTTGCACCGACAAGGCCCTCAACTTCTTGGCTGCTCTGCGCAAACAGGGTTCCGTCTTCAACTGGGAACTGAACGTTCCCTTGGGCGATCAGGTGCTCGGCCTCTACTTTGCCGGCTGCGCCTCTGAGGGAAAGATGCTCATCGCCGGGGCGAGGACCCGGTCCACCATGGCGCGCCTCTATGAGGAGATGGTCGACAGCGGCAGCCAGGCGCCGGCTTTGCGGTCGACGCTGAAGGACCTGGCCGCCCAGACGGGCACTCAGGCCGACTGGGACAGTGAACTCTATGAAGAGGTGACACGCCTCAACAACGAGTTGGTGAACCTGCAGCGTGTCCTCGTCAAGAAATTGGAAAAGAGCGAGGAACGTTACCGGCTCTTGGCCGAATACGCCTCTGACCTGATCTCCCGCCATACGACGGAGAACATCATCCTTTACGCGTCGCCGGCGAGCCGCTCCCTTCTGGGTTATGAGCCGGAAGAAATCCTCGGCCGTTCGGGATACGAATTTCTGCACCCCGAAGACATGGACCGGGTAGGCGACAACCTCCGTGAAGCCATGGCCCGCCTGGAGCCGCGCCTGTTCCAATACCGCATGCGGCGCAAGGAGGGGCGGTATGTCTGGTTTGAGTCGACCGTCCGGCCTGTGCAGAACATGGAAACGGGGAAGGTACAGGAGGTCATCTTCGTCACCCGTGACATGACGGAGCGGAAGCGGGCCGAAGAGGAACTGCACACGGCCAAGGAGCGGGCCGAAACGGCAGACCGGGCCAAGAGCGCCTTTTTAGCGACGGTGAGCCATGAGATCCGCACGCCCCTGCACGGGATCATCGGCATGATCGACCTGCTTCTCGACACCTCCTTGACGGAGGAACAGTCCGACTACGGGCGCACTATCGGCGAGCTTTCGCGGCTGTTGTCGTCGATCATCAATGACATCCTCGATTTCTCCAAGATGGAAGCCGGCCGGATCGAGTTGGAGGCTGTCGACTACGAACTCCGCACCGTGGTCAACGATGTGGTCAACCTCTTGCGCGTTCGTTCGGAGCAGAAAAACCTCGACGTTACCTGTGACATTGACGGAGAGATCCCCCGTTTCTTGCGGGGCGATCCCATTCGTTTGCGGCAGGTCTTGATCAACCTCGGCGGCAACGCCGTCAAGTTTACGGAAAAAGGGAAGGTGGCCCTGCGGATCACCATGGCTTCCCAACTGGGGCAAAGCGATCCCATGAACGGCGCCGCCCGCTTTCTTCGCTTTGAGATTCACGACACGGGCATCGGCATCACCGATGAGGTGGCGCCCCGCCTCTTTCAACCCTTCTCCCAGGCCGACATGTCGACGGCGCGCCGGTACGGGGGAACCGGTTTGGGGCTGGCCATTTCCAAGCGGCTCGTCGAGTTGATGGGCGGCGAGATCGGTTTTCAGAGCATCCCCGGGCTAGGAACGACCTTCTGGTTTACAGCGCCGCTGTTGGAATCACCCTCTCAGGCCGCTGAGGACAGCCGCGTCCAGGAAAATGTCGATTTGCTCTTGCCTGATCTGCCGGAAAAACGGATCCTGCTGGTGGAAGACAACCCTGTCAACCAGAAGTTGGCCTCCATCCAGTTGAAAAAGTTCGGCCTCCGCCTGCTTGCCGTCTCCAATGGCCGCGAGGCTGTCGAGGCCATCCGGCGCGAGAAATACAGCCTGATCCTCATGGACTGCCAGATGCCGGAGATGGATGGTTTCGAGGCTACCCGGGAGATCCGGCGGATCGAGGCGGAACAGGGCGGTCATGTCCCCATCGTGGCCATGACGGCCCGGGCGATGCGCGGCGACCGGGAGGAGTGCCTGGCCTGCGGCATGGACGATTATATCAGCAAACCGATCCGCACGGCTGATCTGCATAGGATTTTGAATCACTGGATTTTCACGATCGATACGGAGAAGGGGGAAACGCCTGATACCGGCATCGATCCAGGCGCCAAGGCGTAA
- the aroH gene encoding chorismate mutase has product MTVNYVRGIRGAVTVEENTKEAIQQATKELLREIVEANGLRLEDIASAIFTATPDLNADFPAYAAREAGWHQVPLMCMSEINVPEALARCVRVLIHVNTPKGQEDMVHVYLGGAVRLRPDLNR; this is encoded by the coding sequence ATGACGGTCAATTATGTGCGCGGCATACGCGGCGCCGTCACTGTCGAGGAGAACACGAAGGAAGCGATCCAGCAGGCCACTAAGGAACTGCTGCGAGAGATCGTCGAGGCCAACGGGTTGCGGCTCGAAGACATCGCCTCGGCCATCTTTACGGCGACGCCGGACCTGAACGCCGATTTTCCGGCCTATGCGGCCCGGGAGGCGGGATGGCACCAGGTGCCGCTCATGTGCATGAGCGAGATCAACGTGCCCGAAGCGCTGGCCCGCTGTGTGCGGGTGTTGATACATGTCAACACGCCGAAGGGACAAGAGGATATGGTCCATGTCTACCTGGGCGGCGCCGTACGACTGCGGCCCGACCTGAACCGGTGA
- a CDS encoding ATP-binding protein, with amino-acid sequence MSQMVGMTDQAACDRHGDDVQESPALKSAIPDGSVCGRRDFEAALKDSEERYSLVISGANDGIWDWDLRTNRVFYSLRWKEMLGYGPDEIGDQIEDWKRLLHPEDAEWVKGVLKSYLARHMPTFEIEYRLSCRDGRYRWILTRGQAIWDDEGKAVRMAGSNTDVTERKRVELELQEAKEAAEAASRAKSEFLATISHEIRTPINGILGMTELLLNTPLSAEQREFAATASDSAYQLLHIINDVLDFSKMEAGKLRLEPADFEIRTLVEDMAKTFEAKVREKGLELQVVWKNAVEGLRRGDPLRLRQVLFNLLDNAVKFTEKGSVILTIGCERGDEGETVIRFDVADTGIGISAEAQACLFSPFTQADSSTTRRYGGTGLGLAITKRLIDLMHGQIGVTSEVGKGSAFWVSLPLERSPAQAANPTGSVYEKEEGEGDVPEVAPLVQESGADPMILLAEDNPVNQKLVLLQLKKLGLQAHAVMNGRDAVEAARSGRYSLILMDCQMPVMDGYEATQTIRSYEGKQGAHTPIIAMTAYAMQGDKERCLQAGMDDYLSKPFVIQALRQVLERWLPADPGIGGACDTDVIDCGVLDSLRELQEEDEPDIVAEVIEIFLRDTPPKIEALREAVRQRDARAMANLAHSLKSSSAGIGANALSACSKELEIMGRQGCLDSAPVKAEQVAREFERTQKALRHLVGHHPG; translated from the coding sequence ATGAGCCAAATGGTTGGGATGACGGACCAAGCGGCCTGTGATCGCCACGGTGATGACGTCCAGGAATCGCCTGCCCTGAAATCGGCAATCCCTGACGGCAGCGTTTGCGGACGCAGGGATTTTGAAGCGGCGCTCAAGGACAGTGAGGAGCGCTACAGTCTGGTGATTTCAGGCGCCAATGACGGGATCTGGGACTGGGACTTGCGGACGAACCGCGTCTTTTACTCCCTTCGTTGGAAGGAGATGCTCGGGTACGGACCGGATGAGATCGGCGATCAGATCGAGGACTGGAAACGCTTGCTTCACCCGGAGGACGCCGAATGGGTGAAGGGCGTTCTCAAGAGCTATCTGGCCCGGCATATGCCGACCTTCGAGATCGAATACCGCCTCTCCTGCCGGGACGGGAGATACCGCTGGATCCTCACGCGCGGGCAGGCGATCTGGGATGACGAGGGCAAGGCTGTTCGCATGGCCGGTTCCAATACAGATGTGACGGAACGCAAACGGGTGGAACTGGAACTTCAAGAAGCAAAAGAAGCGGCCGAAGCGGCCAGCCGGGCGAAAAGCGAATTTTTGGCCACCATCAGCCATGAGATTCGGACGCCGATCAACGGCATCCTCGGGATGACAGAATTGTTGCTCAATACGCCCTTGTCTGCCGAGCAGCGGGAGTTTGCCGCCACGGCCAGCGATTCCGCCTATCAACTGTTGCACATCATCAACGATGTCCTTGACTTCTCGAAGATGGAAGCCGGCAAATTGCGCCTGGAGCCTGCCGATTTCGAGATTCGAACGCTCGTGGAGGATATGGCGAAAACCTTTGAAGCCAAAGTCCGGGAGAAAGGGCTCGAACTGCAGGTTGTCTGGAAAAATGCGGTGGAGGGACTGCGGCGGGGCGATCCCCTTCGCCTGCGGCAGGTGCTTTTCAATTTGCTCGATAACGCCGTCAAGTTTACGGAAAAAGGAAGCGTGATACTGACCATCGGCTGTGAGCGAGGCGATGAAGGCGAGACGGTGATTCGCTTCGACGTCGCCGATACGGGCATCGGCATTTCGGCGGAGGCCCAGGCTTGCCTGTTCAGTCCTTTTACCCAGGCCGACAGTTCCACGACGCGCAGGTATGGCGGAACGGGGCTGGGACTGGCCATCACCAAACGGCTGATCGACTTGATGCATGGGCAGATCGGGGTAACCAGTGAAGTGGGAAAAGGCTCAGCCTTCTGGGTTTCCCTTCCCCTGGAACGCAGCCCCGCGCAGGCTGCGAACCCCACAGGTTCAGTTTACGAAAAAGAGGAAGGAGAAGGTGACGTGCCTGAAGTTGCGCCGCTTGTCCAAGAATCCGGTGCGGATCCGATGATCCTCCTTGCCGAAGACAACCCCGTCAACCAGAAACTCGTCTTGTTGCAGTTGAAAAAGTTGGGCTTGCAAGCCCATGCCGTCATGAACGGCCGGGATGCGGTGGAAGCGGCGCGGAGCGGCCGCTACTCACTGATCCTGATGGATTGCCAGATGCCGGTGATGGATGGTTATGAGGCCACCCAGACCATCCGTTCCTACGAGGGGAAGCAGGGCGCGCATACACCGATCATCGCCATGACGGCCTATGCCATGCAGGGCGACAAGGAGCGCTGCCTCCAGGCGGGGATGGACGATTACCTGAGCAAACCTTTTGTCATCCAGGCCTTGCGCCAGGTGCTTGAACGCTGGCTTCCCGCCGACCCCGGCATAGGGGGCGCCTGCGACACAGACGTCATCGACTGCGGTGTATTGGACAGCCTCCGGGAATTGCAGGAAGAGGACGAACCGGACATCGTCGCCGAGGTGATCGAGATCTTTTTACGCGACACGCCGCCGAAGATCGAGGCGCTGCGAGAAGCGGTCCGCCAGCGGGACGCGCGGGCGATGGCCAACCTGGCCCACAGCCTCAAGTCCAGCAGCGCCGGCATCGGCGCCAATGCGTTGTCGGCCTGCAGCAAGGAGTTGGAGATCATGGGGCGGCAAGGTTGCCTCGATTCGGCGCCGGTCAAGGCGGAGCAGGTGGCCCGCGAGTTCGAACGAACCCAAAAGGCCCTTCGGCACCTTGTGGGTCATCACCCGGGATAA